The following are encoded in a window of Cryptomeria japonica unplaced genomic scaffold, Sugi_1.0 HiC_scaffold_22, whole genome shotgun sequence genomic DNA:
- the LOC131043334 gene encoding putative COX1/OXI3 intron 1 protein has translation MAPMIPLLVETLLDLRRKKASQYEAISEVDFAIMVARLQKGEFRFHAMRRLLIPKPKKPGRFRPITIPDSKDVLVMDAAAELLNEIFRSIFLDCSHGFIKGRGTWTFFASVESWGLVNHFVQADIVSCFDMIPHDKLFTLLSQHISERAFIGLIHNFLTTDIFDKEGQNCGNRVSGIGIPQGSSLSPVLMNIFLHKFDQAISEWVSTTYPLIRYARYADDFFIGIKESSHALDPEPIVSMVRKLMKDELSLDLSIRVAQRGDRPLSLLGFRVSLDERGQIHLNAPLKRIRTKLESKLTPPQRTETTGEVVAYYNQKVIAYLAAYCIAENGGRFKGLLERCVRRCCFKQLGNISKTYLSALKQKYGHQLQRTTPPFFAKRLTASLQDAITARNEHGLSPWNALNGNGVSSAVTRADTGAFGGVGTYANVETVGSNRLSSGWEGEVAPGGINRMMQRER, from the exons atggCTCCTATGATACCACTTCTAGTTGAGACACTCCTGGATCTCCGTAGAAAGAAAGCTAGTCAATATGAGGCCATTTCCGAAGTGGATTTCGCTATTATGGTGGCTCGATTGCAGAAAGGAGAATTCCGATTTCATGCGATGCGGCGCCTCCTCATTCCTAAACCGAAAAAACCCGGGAGATTTCGGCCTATCACGATACCGGACTCGAAGGATGTTCTAGTAATGGATGCAGCTGCTGAACTATTGAACGAGATATTTCGATCAATATTCCTCGACTGTTCACACGGATTCATCAAGGGGAGGGGTACGTGGACGTTCTTTGCTTCAGTAGAGAGCTGGGGATTGGTGAACCATTTTGTGCAGGCTGACATCGTAAGTTGCTTTGATATGATCCCGCACGATAAGTTGTTCACATTACTGTCTCAGCATATATCCGAAAGAGCATTCATAGGGCTTATTCACAATTTTCTCACTACCGACATATTTGATAAAGAGGGACAAAATTGTGGGAATCGAGTATCGGGGATAGGCATTCCCCAAGGTAGTTCACTCTCCCCCGTCCTTATGAATATCTTTCTTCACAAATTTGATCAGGCCATATCGGAATGGGTTTCCACCACCTATCCCCTTATTCGATACGCGCGATATGCGGACGACTTTTTCATTGGTATAAAAGAATCTTCCCATGCATTGGACCCCGAACCCATTGTCTCTATGGTCCGGAAGCTCATGAAGGATGAATTGAGTTTGGATCTCTCAATTCGCGTGGCACAACGGGGCGATCGCCCTCTATCCTTATTAGGATTCCGCGTTTCGCTAGATGAACGGGGCCAAATACATCTAAATGCCCCATTAAAGCGAATTCGAACAAAACTGGAATCCAAGCTCACGCCGCCCCAACGAACGGAGACAACCGGAGAAGTTGTTGCCTACTATAACCAAAAGGTCATCGCATACTTGGCCGCTTATTGTATTGCCGAAAATGGCGGGCGCTTTAAGGGGTTGCTCGAACGGTGTGTGCGACGTTGCTGCTTCAAGCAGTTGGGGAATATTAGCAAAACATATCTCTCCGCACTGAAGCAGAAATATGGGCATCAGCTTCAAAGAACCACTCCCCCCTTTTTTGCAAAGAGATTGACCGCCTCTTTACAAG ATGCTATAACAGCTCGGAACGAACATGGATTGTCCCCCTGGAACGCATTGAATGGGAACGGAGTGTCCTCCGCAGTAACACGTGCAGATACTGGAGCATTCGGCGGAGTGGGGACATATGCAAATGTGGAAACGGTGGGCTCGAACCGACTATCCTCcgggtgggagggagaggtagcTCCGGGTGGGATAAATAGGATGATGCAGAGGGAACGGTAG